The stretch of DNA GAACTCGCGGCCGTTAGTCGACTGGTTGCAAACTGGATTGACGACCACTGAATCGTGAATGGGCATGCATGAATGGATGCATCGGTATTTGAAGGACTCGGCGGCAGGGGTTGGGAAGAAGTTTTGGGGGGTTGTAAACAACAACAGGGAGTtctagccgaacaagatggggatatcgagtgataacaaaacaataaactctttagattaaagacgattttatggccctgaaaagggccgttttgttttttgacttGTTTCGGAATCAACGCCTTCGGGACCAGCTCTTTACTTAGAGCTGGTATACTtcgtcaccgctttggtaccttcggaaaccgcgtGCTTGGCAAGTTCACCGGGTAGTAGCAGACGGACTGCGGTCTGAATTTCCCGGGACGTGATGGTGGAACGTTTGTTGTAGTGGGCCAGACGCGAGGCTTCAGCTGCGATACGCTCGAAGATATCGTTGACGAAGCTGTTCATGATGCTCATCGCCTTCGACGAGATACCGGTGTCGGGATGGACCTGCTTCAGCACCTTATAGATGTAGATAGCATAGGATTCCTTCCTGCggactttcttcttcttcttgtccGTTTTCGAGATGTTTTTCTGCGCCTTGCCggactttttggcggcttttccactagtcttcggtgccatCGTGTTTGCTAGTAAGAACTACGTGTGAATtcgacgagcgaacaaatcgtactgaataattttgtttttttctttctttctttctttgtttttaagaggctttaaactttgcagttcattcgcctctagcccagtgaagagccacaataaaaccagcccagaggggactggcgaaagggaaaccaacaaaatcactcatcagacccgtccgctcgactctcggttaaagaagaaggtaggaagggatcctatgcttcataagatatttaatatatgctgtaaagaaaagtaaaaatttactgatccgaggaccaaagcagcaacgaagcacaagtgacctagcgaaaggcgtgttccaaagccaaaaaacaaaacggcccctctcaggaggataggaaggaaaggaatggaaaggatttgggtgggattagtggagtgggagggggtgggagtggtatgggaaggaaagaggggaggagtgggtgtggggtggggtgaaatgaaatgaaatacagtttgaatagataataaaatatagtggttttgaatttaatggtatatagtatagctgaaaaatggagaggtttatttaatgaatttatcctccttggtgagtgtggctgtaggaataggaagttgattaaagtataatgtaatggatagaagatagatgtgggtatgaaagtatatattatattatttgttatttattattattgaatgcgtgtatatacatgtatgaataccttccttccgacccgtacatacatgtgtatacacacataaacacgcatacatgactgtgaagtggcgaactttaataagcaatttccaaggtatttagtatttctgtttagattttaccaaagaagtcggtttctttcagaaacgcaattaaattggtttcttgggtctcgtctctactgaggatatctcggagactctgacctatgttgtgtcgggctcgagcatctttggtatgttgacattcaagtaaaaggtggctaacggaaaccggagcttcgttgcaagcacattggggtttttcggctctgcagaacaagtgtgagtgggtgaagttagtgtgcccaattcgaagacgggtaaggacttgcctttccttactattgagacggtcctcccaaggaagagtggaatttttaatttgaagaagatgggtgggacggctgtttatccaacctatgtcccagctttcacggacttgctgttttacccagcggacaatgtcagatggaggacagggcatgtctgggggttctattttgctgcccttgccggccagtatgtcggcggctgtgtttccgcggattcctgagtgaccaggaacccagcagaaggagatgtttttatttgaagcagcctcttctgtttgcttaatccatgggtgtttgctgtttccacttagaagatcgtggagacagctagctgagtctgagaatattgtggtaggaagaaactcatgggtgcattcttgggtagctattagaagggcgaaagcttccgcactgaagatggagcattgcggtggaagagaaaagctacccgtgtatctactctcaaagactccacatccaactccatcggcactgactgaaccatctgtgtatacctggtggttgatttgaaaattagatgcaacgaggttattgaagcaggctttgacttttggagaagggtctcccgcccgaactgccttgagaagttcaaggttaatgttcggcggtttgacgttccaatttcttcccgtcgcagatgaacgttcacatatatcgggaagatctttgttcgtgagatttttgaaccatgttttagctctatgtattaatgggacattgtggtcgctttcggggagtgacaagtgacggatggctttattcgtgatggcttttgttaccaggtgggtgaagggaagttgcccactttctgccattacagcaagagtaggactggtgggaaaagcgccaattgcgagccgaattgctttattgtaaattggttgaatggtgtttaacaccctgtcccctccacggctgaaggtgcctattccgtaaaggatttgtgggaccaaccaaacatttacaacatttagcagcgtctttctatggccagaggctaggttgcctgcgatagccttgatgatgttcaatttctttctggtggctattttggtcttttgggaatgtgataggaagttgagtttcttgtcgaaagtaacccctagtattttcaatgtcctcattgtagggatcgggattttgttgagctgaagataggttctccttctgagagcttttccgatatgtatgtgtttggatttctccggggaaagtttgaaacctgtttttagagcccagttttggatggagtctaaggttttttgaagcctctttctctggattaagccgaagcagctcgtagagataagagtgatgtcatctgcatagactatgacctttatatggtccgggataatctcgaatagagattgcatggcaatgttgaagagggttggtgaaagtgctgagccttgtgggaagccgttttctgggatttttagagaagattggtggttgttaataacggttttgaaagaccggttttctagaaaacttttaacgaagagacctaatctcccacgaatcccccagtcgaaaaggcttttcagcactgggtacctccatgcccgatcgaaggccttggataaatccagggaaacaatatcaatgtggtgcaatttttcagttgcgtcgtctaggattttttcgattgctacaaggcaatcttctgtaccttttcccgcacggaatgcgaattgtctgggatcaatcagcttatttgactctagaaaagtcgttaagcgtcgattgatcattttttccaagactttcccaacacaacttatgagagtgatggggcggaaattgtcaagaagatgattgttcatgtctggtttcgggatacagatcattaaaccctctttccagcaactggggagggttccactgtcccagactttgttgaggagcttcagaagtgcttttttcccgagatggggtagattcttaagcatagggtagctgatgtcatcaggtcctgtggatccttgtttgactttgttcagtacccaatcgagctctttgagggagaggtttttgttgaagtcaaattccacatcggtatgaaaatcgatgggaattctttcgcattccgttttgtgggttagaaaggtttggtcgtagttttgattggaggaggcggaagcaaagaaatctccaaacgcctcggcgatgattttccggtcattggtgtattgaccgttaattagaagattatattctttgcttcttttctttccatgaagcctgccaatcttactccataactcctttgttgacgcgttgggattaatttcgctgacgaatttaacccaactgttgtgcttggctgtgttgatagcagtcttagcttctttgcgagccctttggaactctgcaagcagagtgggtctcagtgggctgtccggatgggcctttcttaatttgcgtagggccttacgtcgacctttgatcgctgccttcagctcaggcgaccaccatgggacacatttcctgccagggatgccactggttctggggatgtgcaccattgcaacttctaggacaactttggagaattccttggctgtccaatctcgtttagcggagaggcggttttcaatgtcaaactgatagccagcccagtcagcgtattcaaatttccatcttggccttgttgaaaactctggagaagtttggccgaaggaagtgaagattggaaaatgatcgcttccgcaagtatcatcgtggatgttccaagaaagttttgaagatagtttgtctgatactatagtgagatcgatggctgaagtagtaccagaataatggattctggtgtgttggccgttgttaagaaggagaagagaatggtcggacatgaaatcctcaatgatggatccttttcgatcgaggtatgcacctccccaggcgtatgagtgggcgttgaaatcacccataagcatgattggggcgggaagttgggcgaacagatggtccagttggccgcgtagagtgttcggatcggaatcataagtgatgtagatgctaacgacggtgattggaaaggggtgtttaatgcgcactaccactgcctgaagatcagtggtaatgggaagaagatcatgtggagtgccatctttgattgcgattgcaactccgttttttgaggggttgggaccctctttgaaatatgtgatatattttgagatgaagtgtttatcgaagttgtttggagtcatagtttcttgaagggctatgactgtgggattagagtttgaaataagcattttcagttctaggatatttcgtcggatacttctgatgttccattgtatcccgaattgctgtgttggagtgaatgtgttggtgtttttaactctaattcctaagtcttgattgtgtgtatgtttgaactattcaaagagaattagttcgatggtcctttacccttggaaagagaagctttctttgaggtattggtgttgtttttgtttggtgtagaagtctttggagtgtttgttgtgtttgtgttgttttttgttgaatgtgcgttgctgttgttgttattgttgttttttgtttgatgtgtgttgttgttgttgttgttttctgttggggttgtattgttatttgttgttggtgtctgtctttgttcgttcttagttcttttcttgtccttgtttgtttgggtctcatcttcagatttttgatctgactctgaggatgatcctttagttatttttcttttgtttttgtttttgtttggaacatcagacgtatccatagaaatgactgattcgctttcggattcagttgatgaactaccagttgttgaatctgtcatggttgtatcgaatgtagtgtcaattgggggggtgctttcgcgactagaagtggccgaagcggccgaggcgcagttacatttgcagttacatgtgggtgctggcttttgcaagttggtgagtctgttttgcagaacacttgcgaatgaagagccattgttttgaagttgaaactgttcctttgcctctttgtgtgaaattccattatcgattctgattctggtaattttattttcattttgccatacgggacaattcctactggaagaggagtggtttccttggcagttgacacaaaaagctgaagcattgcaaactatgtttgcttctgttttttgttccggatgttcttggccgcagtttctgcaaagcggattttcgcgcTTGCATCGCTTGGTCGTATGCCCAAATTTATAGCATTTGTAACATTGCATGGGATTAGGGTAGAAGTTTCTAGTCCCGACTCGAATGAAcccgaaataaatgaaatcgggaacaaccGTTCCACGAATGGTCAAAATTAAGGTTGCCGTTGGGACAACAATGTTGTTATCCTTCCTGGTAatacgcttgacatcgatcacaccttgatcggaaagctcagtAACCAGTAcggattctttgatgtcaatgacatcacggcaagtgacaacgcatttgcgttgattcAATGTTGGGTGAGAGATAACTTCAACAGGGGTTTCATCTATCAATTTAGTTATTGAAAGGAGCTTACCAATAATATCCTTGTCCTTGGTTGTAAGAatatactgcgtcctctttttTTCGTCTCGTTGTGGTCTCGCGCTGTTAAATTTATCCCCCGCAACGTTGGAGATAGTTTTACTAACTATGAACGGATTGGAAGGGATCACGTTCTCTCCTGTTGCACGAAGGAGCAGAATCTGTAAATTGCCGTTGAGTGGATCGGCCCACTTTGGAgaggtacgttgggtaggtttcccttcgtacaggtttgtagcccggccttgaggaggcccggagctactggaagccattttgttgtctggctacaccctaggtatagccgacaagTGGGTTTCACTTTGCACTAAAGCACTGAGTTATTCTTGTGAGGGCTTGACACTTGGGGATATGTTCCCAGAAAATACTACTTTTTATACAAGAGCACTTGAAAAACCACCAATATCGCGGGTAAACTTTTGGAATTATTCCCTCTTGTCACTTCACAGTCCGTACGCGTGcgtcttctttttaaattttattttattttgtaaacactAAGCACTACTATTAAAATTGGCAACACTGCCAGAaaagaaaaagggggcgtggcgtcagtgacgccgcaaaagcgcgcgcttttccggttcaCCGGTAGGCGCCCGCTCCTCACGGTCGAAACGAACTGTTGTTTCCTGCTTCTTTTTCTGCTGCCACACTAAAACCGTTGAAATCGTTCCTTTCGAAAACgccgggggggggggggggacgtCCTAGTCCGCTTGTCCAAAACGTCAAACTGCTAAGCTGAAAATAAaagcgaccttctcggtcggaggttaaaatcagtatgttgTTTTTTTCACGCTCTTTTTGCCTTTGACCGCTTGTTCGTTCATCTCGCtagacccgcccctttggctgagtctgccgatttgtctctatcctgtgagcgtgtaccgctagagtacaaaacgtcCGGACCCCGTAAAAAAAGAtatcattctcgttcaaaccgTACCCCAGTGTGGTTCTAtcgcatcgacaagacaacacaaGCAGCTATGTCTGGAcgtggcaaaggaggaaaagttaagggaaaggcaaagtcccgctCCAACCGTGCTGGTCTACAGTTCCCCGTCGGTCGTATTCaccgattgctccgcaagggtaactatgcCGAGCGGGTTGGTGCTGGTGCACCAGTATACTTAGCCGCGGTTATGGAGTACCTGGCCGCcgaagtgctcgagttggctggcaatgCCGCCCGCGACaacaagaaaacccgcatcatcCCCCGTCATCTACAGCTTGCCATCCGCAACGACGAGGAGCTGAACAAACTGCTGTCCGGAGTTACCATCGCTCAGGGCGGAGTACTGCCAAACATCCAGGCTGTTCTGTTGCCCAAGAAGACCGAAAAGAAAGCTTAAATGTTCTTTTCTGTGAGATCacacaagaaacataaaaaaccgTCCTTCTCAGGACGACAAAACTATTTCGAAAGAGTTTATAATGAAATCCcatggtgacttttttttctttttaatttgacataaattctctttatttcttaattttgtttgcattataataataatactacatttcaagtgatcaacctaggggttctacatctttaagttgtaAATCCCATCGCGTTGttaactagaggcgaatggactgaaaatatatattgttaTTGTATATTGTTATTACTTACCCGTTCGGGTTTCCTCGGATAGTAGTTCGTTTAGATAAGGtacatttttttcctacatacttatctcacttcttaactggGCGAAACTAGGCAAAatattcacctgcccccgggcttctgaatgtcaAAGGggaactaggctctgcggaatgcacgtgtCTGTACAGGCGCTTGCTGCTTGGTCCTGAGCAACGAATACACTTTGGAAGTCGGCGATGGATGAAGAAGAGGCCGTCCCGCGCATGCGCATGTGTTGTTTTCGTCGATGCAAAGCTCTGTGCATGTCAATTGATAAATCTACCTACTTGACCAAACATCTTAGTCTACTATTTACAAAAACACTGTTGTCAACACATTGTCAAATTTCACGTCTAGGGTAGTATCCGGGCAGATTCATTCATGAACCTCTGTCGTTCTTGTCCAGGGAGTTGCCGTTTCTGgccttgagaaaaaaaaaaaacccttgggGACAAACTCTAACTATTCTGTTGGAGAAAACTTTTATGCGTAACTCTCTTCGCAGAAATAGGAgtagtggtcctgaaaaggaccgatgttaattttttgtatgtatttttaaaaaaatggctcGTTTAAGCGcgttctcctcggatacgacgtgctagctggatgtcctttggcataatggtgacgcgttttgcgtgaatAGCACACAAGTTGGTATCTTCGAAAAGGCCGACCAAATATGCCTCGCTTgcctcctgcagtgccataacggcggaactttggaagcgcaagtcggttttgaagtcttggGCAATTTCGCGAACCAAACGCTGGAACGGAAGCTTGCGGATCagtaattcggtcgacttctgatagcgacgaatttcacgcagagCAACGGTTCCCGGTCGGTAGCGATGAGGCTTCTTCACACCTCCTGTGGCTGGGGCGCTTTTCCGAGCTGCCTTCGTGGCTAGCTGCTTACgcggtgccttaccaccggtaGATTTACGAGCAGTCTGCTTGGTACGAGCCATTACAACGGGCGATACGAATACGATACGTTCTACGTTTTCTCAACGAAGCGAGCGAGGTTCTCACGGTACGAGAGCAGAGGTAGCAATATGTTGGAAAAAATGTCCGTACGTAGCTTTTATGCTCTTTATACTTGGATGTATAGTGGTGCCGACAGCTGTAGCCAATCACGACCAAGCATCGTGTGCGGATGCACCCAAGCGAGAGGGTATAAATAGTGCGCGcgtgatttttttcttcacatggtgctactgacactcgaccgcaacggttatgttttAGCGCCATCCTAAAAGAGAATAATAACtatagaagttttctcctacaaccggatgcatagcttttttcaaagctgtcTTCGGTACTAAataaagcgttttttttttttcagcaacagttgtccggacatcaggaaaggaggaagcagccgagaagcccccaacggccattcaggaagttggttcggtcggattggccactttgaccggcagttttcactgccccttgcgtgtcccgctgtttgtgcccgtctcatcagcaacgtttttcctgccagtgacgcgcgattttggcgcaatttctaCTCGTCAATCATCAGCAGCTCAGGAGGTGTGGAGAGAGGTTttcttcgcttcgtcgcttcgaaccgctgcggcgattgccctgccgtcggcggtatccggtcccttccccgctaccccactaccatttgGTGGTGTATTAGGAACGGTtcttcaacacgatcggtgagtgaccaaaccTTTATTAATACCAGGAGCTAGTGAGAAATAGGACGCCCATAGGGTATaggttaaaatttttttttttacatatcccaaattgatttgaatttaactgacatttaaaaagtgattttttccaagtgtttttaaaaaaatagtgtttttccgccaagtgatttcggtgtttgttcatgtgactgcgttggcattgtcccccgccgttactgtcctccgccgttttcgtcccccgtcgcacgtcgtaGGGTCTACTTTGGTTAGTGAATATTTTACGACTTTTTCGCCGGCTACACCTGGGTGTAGCTAGGCAACaaaaatggcttccagtagtTCCGGACCTccaggaggccgggctacaaaccgtTACCGTGGAAGACCAACCCAACGGACCAGTCCATTTTGGGCTGACCCACTGAGTGGTGATCTTGAAATTTTTCTATTACGGGCCACAGGGGAAGATACCCTCCCCTCGAACCCCTTTCTTGTAAGCAAGACAGTTGCCAAGGCAGGATCCTTAGAAAGTGCAAGACCACAACGAGACGATAAAAACCGAATTCAATATGTACTCTCAGTAAGAGAAAAGGATGTTATCGAAAATTTACTTTCAATTAACAAGCTAATTGATAACACCCCAATAGAAATTATTCACCATCCGACtctaaatcaacgcaaatgcgttgtcacctGTCGTGAAGTTCTAGATTTAAAGGAAGACGAATTGTTAAAAGAACTAGCCGATCAAAAAGTGATCGAGGTAAAGCGTATCACCAGGAAAGAAAATGATTTGATTATAGCCACACCAACATTAATTCTGaccattcgtggaactgttgttcctgaATATATAAATTTTGGATTTCTTCGAGCAGGGACAAGGAATTATTATCCAAACCCCATGCAATGTTTTAAGTGTTACCGCTTTGGGcacacaacaaaacggtgcagacGAAATACTCCACTCTGCAAAAACTGTGGAAAAgaacacaaaataaatatttccggaaacaaaatttgtaaatccCCTGAATTTTGCGTCAACTGTAAGGGTGATCATACCTCATCCAACAGGACGTGCCCAATATGGGTAAGAGAAAACAACATAACCAGAATAAGAGTAGATGAGGGAATATCTCACAACGAAGCTAGGAAAAAGTATGACCTCCAGAACAATGGAATAACCTATTCCAGTGTGCTGCAGGACAGACTTAATACCATTCAAACAACAGTAGATGGCTGCACTCAATGCAAATGCCAATGTAATTCCGCTAGACCCAATCAGGATAATAGCCAATCCATTACTTCAGGCAATGAAACGGAAAGCTCGGTAGATGAATCTGAAGAAGATTCCGAAgaatcagaagaagaagaaatggaggTACCAAAGAATATAGAATCTGAAGAGGATAGACAGGACATGCAAACCGAAGAGGAATCAGATAATCCAATGGAATACATTGAaattaggaataaaaataaaaggaaaatctcGAACAAAGGAATATCTTCTGAAGAACATAAGTCTTCTGATGAggaaaacaagcaaaccaaagaagtccaacgaaaacggacaaggaacgaacaaacaaatcaaataaatggaagaaacaacacacacacacacaccaacaataaacacccacataacaacaatcaacaatcacaagCTAACACTCTAAACCACTCCactccaaataaaaataacactaacacaaataacacacacaccaggaaagtttccagccctccaaagggtaataataaaaacaaataaattattacttcTATTACATAATTTTAACCT from Toxorhynchites rutilus septentrionalis strain SRP chromosome 3, ASM2978413v1, whole genome shotgun sequence encodes:
- the LOC129780504 gene encoding histone H2A; the encoded protein is MSGRGKGGKVKGKAKSRSNRAGLQFPVGRIHRLLRKGNYAERVGAGAPVYLAAVMEYLAAEVLELAGNAARDNKKTRIIPRHLQLAIRNDEELNKLLSGVTIAQGGVLPNIQAVLLPKKTEKKA
- the LOC129777523 gene encoding histone H2B, with translation MAPKTSGKAAKKSGKAQKNISKTDKKKKKVRRKESYAIYIYKVLKQVHPDTGISSKAMSIMNSFVNDIFERIAAEASRLAHYNKRSTITSREIQTAVRLLLPGELAKHAVSEGTKAVTKYTSSK